In Calothrix sp. PCC 7507, one DNA window encodes the following:
- a CDS encoding cytochrome c oxidase subunit II, giving the protein MKPFKILTLITIAIALATISIWIGRQAYFWLPPQAAAESQLIDDLISFLVTLGAFIFLGVTGTLMYSVIFHRAAQHDLSDGPAIEGNITLEVVWTAIPILLVIWIAGYSYQTYEKMAIQGPMELVHLHNPMGMESAYAATEDASIAAEPVEKIDVISKQWAWIFYYPERNVTTTELHLPSDRRVRLNLKSEDVLHGFYIPAFRLKQDIIPNHNIDFEFTPIRNGKYRLTDSQYSGTYFATMQADVIVESPAEYHEWLAKTSTHKLAPAHNQAAFEYAQTSSQPVKNGWVTVIPAAPPLVNSSS; this is encoded by the coding sequence ATGAAACCTTTCAAGATTTTAACGTTGATTACGATCGCGATCGCTCTCGCCACCATCAGTATTTGGATTGGTAGACAGGCTTATTTTTGGCTTCCTCCACAAGCAGCCGCTGAATCCCAACTCATTGATGATTTGATTAGCTTCTTGGTGACGCTTGGTGCGTTCATCTTTCTGGGAGTGACTGGGACTCTCATGTATTCGGTAATTTTCCATCGCGCCGCCCAGCATGATTTGAGCGATGGCCCAGCAATTGAAGGTAATATCACCCTAGAAGTTGTCTGGACAGCCATCCCCATTCTGTTGGTGATTTGGATTGCAGGTTATAGCTACCAAACCTACGAAAAAATGGCCATCCAAGGGCCGATGGAACTGGTACACCTGCATAACCCAATGGGTATGGAGTCAGCTTATGCAGCAACAGAAGATGCATCCATTGCAGCTGAACCAGTGGAAAAAATTGATGTGATTTCTAAACAGTGGGCATGGATCTTCTACTACCCAGAGAGAAATGTTACCACTACCGAATTGCATTTACCAAGCGATCGCCGAGTTCGTTTAAATCTCAAATCAGAGGATGTACTCCACGGCTTCTACATCCCAGCTTTCCGCCTCAAACAAGACATCATTCCCAACCACAACATCGATTTTGAATTTACCCCCATCCGCAACGGCAAATACCGACTCACAGATTCTCAATACAGCGGTACATACTTCGCCACCATGCAAGCGGATGTCATCGTCGAATCACCCGCAGAGTATCACGAGTGGTTAGCCAAAACATCAACTCACAAATTGGCACCCGCACACAATCAGGCAGCCTTTGAGTATGCCCAAACCAGCAGTCAACCAGTCAAAAATGGTTGGGTAACAGTTATCCCAGCAGCACCACCTCTAGTCAATTCTTCCAGTTGA
- a CDS encoding Dps family protein: MPKINIGLSEEQRQGVINLLNQDLADSYLLLVKTKKYHWDVVGPQFRSLHQLWEEHYEKLTLNIDALAERVRALGGYPIGTMEGFLKIATLKEHGGKVPSATGMVARLVEDHEQIIRNLREHIDHSSEQFHDQGTADFLTGLMEEHEEIAWMLRSFIEGEAIEPDGKQPVAKAQTPVGV; encoded by the coding sequence ATGCCTAAAATCAACATTGGTTTGTCGGAAGAACAGCGTCAAGGTGTGATTAATCTTTTGAATCAAGATTTAGCAGATTCCTATTTGCTGTTAGTGAAAACTAAAAAATACCACTGGGATGTAGTTGGCCCCCAGTTTCGCTCTCTGCATCAGCTTTGGGAAGAACACTACGAAAAACTGACTCTAAATATTGATGCTTTGGCTGAACGGGTGCGGGCTTTGGGTGGTTACCCAATTGGCACGATGGAGGGATTTCTGAAGATTGCTACTCTCAAGGAACATGGTGGCAAAGTCCCTTCAGCAACTGGGATGGTAGCTCGATTGGTGGAAGATCACGAACAGATTATTCGGAACTTAAGGGAGCATATAGACCATTCTAGTGAGCAATTCCATGATCAGGGAACTGCTGATTTTTTAACTGGATTAATGGAAGAGCATGAGGAGATAGCTTGGATGCTGCGCTCGTTTATTGAGGGAGAGGCAATAGAACCAGATGGTAAACAGCCTGTAGCAAAAGCTCAAACTCCTGTAGGTGTGTAG
- a CDS encoding HNH endonuclease has translation MNKTPRIRIPPEVRKYVFERDKYQCQSCGKTTTEIDLTIDHIIPLSRSGQNDISNLQTLCCTCNQQKTDNIDPRFRRHFDL, from the coding sequence ATGAATAAAACTCCACGAATTCGCATTCCTCCAGAGGTGAGAAAATACGTTTTTGAACGCGATAAATATCAATGTCAAAGCTGTGGTAAAACAACAACTGAAATAGACCTCACTATTGACCATATTATTCCCCTGTCCCGTAGCGGACAAAACGATATTAGTAACTTACAAACTCTCTGTTGTACCTGCAACCAGCAAAAAACAGACAATATAGATCCTCGCTTCAGACGCCATTTTGATCTCTAA
- the ctaD gene encoding cytochrome c oxidase subunit I: MTNIPLEGISIPTEKPHHEPPNGWKQYFSFSTDHKVIGIQYLVTSFIFFLVGGIFAMVIRGELITPESDLVDRTVYNGMFTMHGTVMLFLWTFPSLVGFANYLVPLMIGARDMAFPRLNAVAFWMVPVVGILLMGSFLVPGGPAQAGWWSYPPVSLQNPTGNLINGQVVWLLAVAISGVSSIMGAVNFVTTIVKMRAPGMTFFRMPLFVWAVFSAQIIQLFGLPALTAGAVMLLLDLTAGTAFFDPSKGGNPILFQHYFWFYSHPAVYVIILPVFGIFSEIFPVYSRKPLFGYKVVAISSLLIAVVSGIVWVHHLYVSGTPGWMRMIFMLTTMFVSVPTGIKVFAWVATIWGGKLRLNTPMLFALGGLVMFVFAGITGIMLSSVPVDVHVNNTYFVVGHFHYVLFGTVTMGLYAAFYHWFPKMTGRMYFEGWGKLHFWLSFIGTNLNFLPMHPLGLQGMLRRVSSYAPEYEFWNIIASLGGFLLGMSTLPFIFNMVVSSMQGEKAPANPWRAIGLEWLVSSPPPVENFEELPIVISEPYGYGKSEPLVANADHLNPH; the protein is encoded by the coding sequence ATGACAAATATTCCCCTCGAAGGCATCAGTATCCCTACTGAAAAGCCTCATCACGAACCCCCAAACGGCTGGAAGCAATACTTCAGCTTTAGCACCGACCACAAGGTTATTGGTATCCAATACCTCGTCACCTCATTCATCTTCTTCTTAGTCGGCGGTATCTTTGCAATGGTGATTCGGGGAGAACTAATTACACCCGAATCAGACCTAGTAGACCGAACTGTCTACAACGGCATGTTCACCATGCATGGCACTGTCATGCTATTTCTGTGGACATTTCCGTCTCTAGTTGGGTTTGCTAACTATCTCGTACCCTTGATGATTGGGGCGCGAGACATGGCCTTTCCCCGCCTGAATGCCGTTGCCTTTTGGATGGTGCCTGTAGTCGGAATCCTCCTCATGGGCAGCTTTTTAGTCCCTGGTGGCCCCGCCCAAGCTGGTTGGTGGTCATACCCACCAGTCAGTCTGCAAAACCCCACAGGTAACTTAATTAACGGTCAAGTTGTTTGGCTATTAGCAGTGGCAATATCCGGCGTCTCTTCCATTATGGGCGCTGTCAACTTTGTCACCACCATCGTCAAGATGCGCGCACCCGGTATGACCTTCTTCCGGATGCCCCTCTTTGTCTGGGCAGTATTTAGCGCCCAGATTATCCAGCTGTTCGGATTACCTGCACTGACAGCAGGTGCAGTCATGTTGTTACTTGACCTCACCGCAGGTACTGCCTTTTTCGACCCCAGCAAGGGCGGTAATCCGATTCTCTTCCAGCATTACTTCTGGTTCTACTCTCACCCTGCCGTTTACGTGATCATTTTGCCCGTCTTCGGCATCTTCTCGGAAATATTCCCTGTCTATAGCCGCAAACCCCTATTTGGCTATAAAGTAGTTGCCATTTCATCCCTTTTAATTGCCGTAGTCAGCGGTATTGTTTGGGTACACCACTTGTACGTCAGTGGCACACCTGGCTGGATGCGGATGATTTTCATGTTGACGACAATGTTCGTCTCCGTACCCACAGGTATTAAAGTGTTCGCTTGGGTAGCGACCATTTGGGGCGGTAAGTTGCGGTTGAATACACCCATGTTATTTGCCTTGGGTGGATTAGTGATGTTTGTGTTTGCAGGTATCACAGGCATCATGCTTTCCTCTGTACCAGTTGATGTCCACGTTAACAATACCTATTTTGTCGTTGGTCACTTCCACTACGTCCTTTTCGGTACAGTGACGATGGGCTTGTATGCAGCCTTCTACCACTGGTTCCCCAAAATGACCGGGCGGATGTATTTTGAAGGCTGGGGTAAGTTACATTTTTGGTTGTCATTCATCGGCACTAACCTCAACTTTTTGCCTATGCACCCATTAGGCTTGCAAGGGATGTTACGTCGAGTTTCTTCCTACGCCCCAGAATATGAATTCTGGAATATTATTGCCAGTCTTGGCGGATTTCTGTTGGGAATGTCTACCTTACCTTTCATCTTCAATATGGTAGTTTCCTCAATGCAAGGTGAGAAAGCCCCAGCTAACCCCTGGCGCGCCATTGGCTTGGAGTGGTTAGTTTCTTCACCACCTCCAGTAGAAAACTTTGAAGAACTCCCCATCGTTATTAGCGAACCTTACGGTTACGGCAAGTCTGAACCATTAGTAGCTAATGCTGACCATCTTAACCCTCATTAA
- a CDS encoding low temperature-induced protein, which yields MKVIPLVISVLRPARFLIVVFTCAVLLLSNTFPAFAIDSYQSDPREGTTQLLEIQRKTDEIAKSAPPNLEKVQKESNKGLNEVQGDADIDQQKRPSNSQSSTSVEDNVKTFLDKVTGK from the coding sequence ATGAAGGTAATTCCCTTGGTTATTTCTGTCTTACGCCCAGCCCGGTTTTTAATTGTAGTTTTTACCTGTGCTGTACTACTTTTATCTAATACATTTCCCGCTTTTGCAATTGATAGCTACCAAAGTGATCCCAGGGAAGGTACTACACAACTGCTAGAAATTCAGCGCAAAACTGACGAAATTGCTAAATCAGCACCGCCTAATTTGGAGAAAGTTCAAAAGGAATCTAACAAAGGACTTAATGAAGTTCAAGGAGATGCTGATATTGATCAACAAAAGCGTCCTTCTAATTCCCAAAGTTCGACTTCCGTTGAAGACAATGTGAAAACATTTTTAGACAAAGTTACAGGTAAGTAA
- a CDS encoding ChaB family protein, translating to MPDLSQAESTISAVFKEQKQVDDVIRRLLDRDVPRDNISVLGRNFQSETRIAGFITKKDVILGGLKTGAIFGSLFGSFLSLLTGVGVLFIPFVGPIVAAGPISAVLLGAAGGAIAGSAGAGLVSVLTTLGMPEEKAAVYQTRLEAGEFLLMVEVPRDRTGEFQLLLESAGGEEVHTSEKTLARPCLGPCNGPNDLSPEVRAHLSQEAQRTFIERYNNVLDETSDEFTAEQAAWEAVRQQFDEDENGVWSKAKVSV from the coding sequence GTGCCAGATTTATCTCAAGCAGAATCTACTATCTCTGCAGTGTTTAAAGAACAAAAGCAAGTTGATGATGTGATTCGACGCTTATTAGACAGAGATGTACCCAGAGATAATATTTCCGTTTTGGGAAGAAATTTTCAGTCGGAAACTCGAATTGCTGGTTTTATTACTAAGAAAGATGTGATTCTGGGAGGTTTGAAAACAGGCGCAATTTTTGGTTCCTTGTTTGGTTCTTTCCTCAGTTTGCTCACGGGTGTAGGGGTGCTGTTTATTCCTTTTGTTGGTCCAATTGTGGCAGCAGGACCGATCAGTGCGGTGTTGCTTGGGGCTGCTGGTGGGGCGATCGCAGGTAGTGCTGGTGCAGGTTTAGTATCGGTTTTGACCACGTTAGGTATGCCAGAAGAGAAAGCAGCGGTTTACCAAACTCGCTTGGAAGCTGGCGAGTTTCTATTGATGGTAGAAGTTCCACGCGATCGCACTGGGGAATTTCAATTGCTGCTAGAAAGCGCTGGGGGTGAAGAAGTTCACACTAGTGAAAAAACCCTGGCTCGTCCTTGTCTGGGCCCTTGCAACGGACCGAATGATTTGTCTCCAGAAGTTCGCGCTCATCTTTCTCAGGAAGCTCAACGCACATTCATTGAGCGTTATAACAATGTACTAGATGAAACAAGTGATGAATTCACCGCTGAACAAGCTGCTTGGGAAGCAGTTCGTCAACAATTTGATGAAGATGAGAATGGGGTTTGGTCAAAAGCTAAGGTGAGTGTCTAA
- a CDS encoding dynamin-like GTPase family protein — translation MSYLSPQSQNLKEQVESILQLLQQESTLRSHDIAPIQTSLNKAISPKFEIVFAGAFSAGKSMLINALLERELLYSAEGHATGTECRIEYAEADKEHVVLTFLSEAEIREQAISLCQQLGFKTVANINQVDVVNLLNQGCEAIIQQEGGESKSERAKQAKALILLLEGYVANREHIHTINNATYSMEQFNFSNLKEAAGYARRGSNSAVLQRIEYYCNHPLLRDGNVIIDTPGIDAPVEKDARLTYAKIQHPDTSAVVCVLKPAAAGDMTKEETELLETMRGNAGIRDRVFYIFNRIDETWYNTQLRQRLDDLISRQFRDTTRVYKTSGLLGFYGSQIKQTSKSDRFGLDSIFAESVKSGDGKEETPQFVYAFNNYCVSAGKLSPSDFRISINGFETPNQNYERILSEQGTPLINQLIQDSGIEEFRTAITRYLTEEKRPQLFKNLADDLEDICIKLKKNYQASQRYLDSQPREIETMKAQELQRLNQQLQEVGRDFNQHITEEVNQVINNGCDAFETDFRQLQSRMIRRLDELLDTFSVADAYQRSTLSHPRNATAPLIAILVEAFYYLANQLEDILIESSQQVVSNLFQRLTEKIRKSEYYRQLYRLLGNDGGIEQEIKILEKLVSQALISAACVECDRFVRESPRFYDEGTFSIYQFRQTLQQTSQGYDCESMVEAEPAIRQLLKLDFEPKVSHTIRKSFRQTINQTIKTQFLPMADKQADEILQQYPQARAYLETTLEQEAEEKIIKNRHLLSNLEQKIEVYNSAVNSINNCLKSMHLSDHLLPLIDDYFTDNDVIDSKFTANGFALSDRLLDSVPEV, via the coding sequence ATGTCATACTTGTCGCCTCAGTCTCAAAACCTGAAAGAACAGGTTGAATCTATATTACAACTTTTGCAACAAGAATCAACACTGCGTTCCCATGATATTGCACCTATCCAAACTTCTCTAAACAAAGCAATTTCACCCAAGTTTGAGATTGTGTTTGCGGGTGCATTTAGTGCGGGTAAATCAATGCTGATAAATGCGTTATTGGAAAGAGAATTGCTGTATAGTGCAGAGGGACACGCTACAGGTACAGAATGTAGGATTGAGTATGCAGAAGCAGATAAAGAGCATGTTGTTTTAACCTTTTTGAGTGAAGCTGAGATTCGAGAACAAGCTATTTCTTTATGTCAGCAATTGGGATTCAAGACAGTAGCAAATATTAATCAAGTTGATGTAGTTAACTTACTCAATCAAGGTTGTGAAGCTATTATTCAACAGGAAGGTGGTGAGAGTAAATCGGAACGTGCAAAACAAGCAAAAGCATTAATATTATTGCTGGAAGGGTATGTGGCAAACCGTGAACATATCCACACAATAAATAATGCCACGTATTCAATGGAGCAATTTAACTTTTCTAATCTTAAAGAAGCTGCGGGATATGCGCGTCGTGGTAGTAACAGTGCTGTTTTGCAACGGATTGAATATTATTGCAACCATCCATTGTTGCGTGATGGTAATGTGATTATCGACACGCCTGGGATTGATGCACCCGTCGAGAAAGATGCACGATTAACCTACGCTAAAATTCAGCATCCTGATACTTCGGCTGTGGTGTGTGTGCTAAAACCTGCTGCAGCGGGTGATATGACAAAAGAAGAAACGGAACTTTTGGAAACAATGCGAGGAAATGCGGGAATACGCGATCGCGTTTTTTATATCTTTAACCGCATCGATGAAACTTGGTATAATACCCAGCTAAGGCAACGATTGGATGATTTAATCAGCAGACAGTTTCGGGATACGACCAGGGTTTATAAAACCAGTGGCCTACTAGGATTTTACGGCAGTCAGATTAAACAAACAAGTAAGAGCGATCGCTTTGGTTTAGATTCTATCTTTGCTGAAAGTGTCAAATCTGGAGACGGTAAGGAAGAAACGCCGCAATTCGTGTATGCGTTTAACAACTACTGTGTGAGTGCTGGTAAGCTTTCTCCTAGCGACTTTCGGATTTCCATTAATGGTTTTGAAACTCCAAATCAGAACTATGAGCGAATTTTATCTGAACAGGGAACGCCACTAATTAACCAGCTAATTCAAGATAGTGGTATTGAAGAATTTAGAACAGCTATTACTCGCTATCTCACGGAAGAAAAGCGTCCACAACTTTTTAAAAATCTCGCCGATGACTTAGAAGATATTTGTATTAAACTCAAGAAAAACTATCAGGCATCACAACGATATTTAGATAGTCAGCCACGAGAAATTGAGACGATGAAAGCGCAGGAGTTACAGCGACTTAATCAGCAATTACAAGAAGTTGGCAGAGACTTTAATCAGCATATTACAGAAGAAGTTAACCAAGTAATTAATAATGGCTGTGATGCTTTTGAGACAGATTTTCGCCAATTACAATCACGGATGATTCGCCGTTTGGATGAGTTACTAGATACCTTTTCTGTCGCTGATGCTTATCAACGTTCGACTCTAAGTCATCCTCGCAACGCTACCGCACCTCTAATTGCTATTTTAGTAGAGGCGTTTTATTATTTAGCAAATCAATTAGAAGATATTTTAATAGAGTCTTCTCAGCAAGTAGTTAGCAATTTGTTTCAGCGGTTAACCGAAAAGATTCGGAAGTCAGAATATTATCGCCAATTATATCGTTTATTGGGTAATGATGGCGGCATTGAACAAGAGATAAAAATCTTAGAGAAACTTGTTTCTCAAGCCTTGATTAGTGCAGCTTGTGTAGAGTGCGATCGCTTCGTGCGCGAAAGTCCTAGATTTTATGATGAAGGCACTTTTTCAATATATCAATTTCGGCAGACTTTGCAACAAACTTCCCAAGGTTATGACTGCGAAAGTATGGTAGAAGCCGAACCAGCAATTAGGCAATTATTGAAGTTAGATTTTGAGCCAAAGGTATCTCACACTATTCGTAAATCTTTCCGTCAAACCATCAATCAAACTATCAAAACCCAGTTTTTACCGATGGCGGATAAACAAGCCGATGAGATTTTGCAGCAATACCCACAGGCGCGTGCTTATTTAGAAACAACACTAGAACAAGAAGCTGAAGAGAAGATTATAAAGAATCGGCATTTATTGAGTAATCTTGAGCAGAAAATCGAGGTATATAATTCAGCAGTGAATAGCATTAATAATTGTTTAAAATCGATGCATTTATCTGACCATTTATTGCCTCTAATTGATGATTATTTTACTGATAATGACGTTATTGATAGTAAATTCACTGCTAATGGATTTGCTCTCTCAGATAGATTATTAGATAGCGTACCAGAAGTTTAG
- a CDS encoding GlsB/YeaQ/YmgE family stress response membrane protein, whose amino-acid sequence MNIIAWIILGLLAGAIAKAIYPGRQGGGIVATMILGLIGSIIGGIIATLLETGRLQLTAATLSIPGIIIAIIGAIIAIFIWGLMTGRSSY is encoded by the coding sequence ATGAATATTATTGCATGGATAATTCTGGGTCTTTTAGCCGGAGCGATCGCTAAAGCTATTTATCCAGGCCGTCAAGGTGGCGGAATCGTAGCAACAATGATTTTAGGACTAATCGGTTCAATAATTGGAGGAATTATAGCTACTCTTTTAGAAACAGGAAGACTGCAACTTACTGCTGCAACTCTTAGTATTCCTGGTATAATTATAGCCATTATTGGTGCTATAATTGCCATTTTTATTTGGGGATTAATGACTGGACGCTCCAGTTATTAA
- a CDS encoding CsbD family protein → MSIEKRVEATAKNIEGKIQEVIGEVTGNPADKAEGQAKQAEAQVTHTVENVKDEVKKVLE, encoded by the coding sequence ATGAGCATTGAAAAAAGAGTAGAAGCCACTGCAAAAAATATTGAGGGCAAGATTCAAGAAGTTATAGGTGAAGTAACAGGCAATCCAGCAGATAAGGCCGAAGGTCAGGCAAAGCAAGCTGAAGCCCAAGTTACTCATACTGTAGAAAATGTCAAAGATGAAGTGAAGAAGGTTTTAGAGTAG
- a CDS encoding KGK domain-containing protein produces the protein MEDKFKPIECNDGDVIEFGNNTYKIDRFIKAVHQSCNASLGYQLHQELNKQRININSSSFNACFGESKGIDCQILKLGSKTWKKGKLRFQVSVEFYIEDDINTEKNQYSEITELESPLDDLRRIINEDKS, from the coding sequence ATGGAAGATAAATTCAAACCGATTGAGTGTAACGATGGTGATGTTATAGAGTTTGGTAATAATACCTACAAAATTGATAGATTTATAAAAGCAGTACATCAATCATGTAATGCATCACTAGGGTATCAACTGCATCAAGAATTAAATAAGCAAAGAATCAATATAAATTCTAGTAGTTTTAATGCATGTTTCGGAGAAAGTAAAGGTATAGATTGTCAAATTCTTAAACTAGGTTCTAAAACTTGGAAAAAAGGAAAATTAAGATTTCAAGTCAGCGTTGAATTTTATATTGAGGATGATATAAATACAGAAAAAAACCAGTATTCAGAAATCACCGAGCTTGAATCACCTCTTGATGACCTGCGTCGCATAATAAATGAGGATAAATCATGA
- a CDS encoding RNA 2'-phosphotransferase, whose product MMNSRLVTISKYLSKHLRHQPDKIGIQLAAGGWVNIDQLLAACANNQFPITRQELDEVVTTSDKKRFSFDSTGTLIRANQGHSVEVDLQLEPVAPPNVLYHGTGQKAVESVMQIGLVKMSRHHVHLSQDIATAKIVGARHGKPVIFVVDTAAMHKAGHKFYCSENGVWLVDTVPPEYLQKTEF is encoded by the coding sequence ATTATGAATTCTCGGCTAGTTACAATCAGTAAATATCTTAGCAAGCACCTACGACACCAACCTGATAAAATTGGTATTCAACTTGCTGCTGGTGGCTGGGTTAATATCGATCAACTTCTAGCAGCTTGTGCAAACAACCAATTTCCTATCACTCGTCAAGAACTGGATGAAGTAGTAACTACTAGTGATAAAAAACGGTTTTCTTTTGACTCTACAGGCACTCTTATTCGTGCTAACCAAGGACATAGTGTAGAAGTTGATTTACAGTTAGAACCTGTTGCACCACCAAATGTTTTGTATCACGGTACGGGACAAAAAGCTGTGGAGTCAGTTATGCAAATAGGACTTGTGAAGATGTCAAGACACCATGTTCATTTATCACAAGATATAGCTACAGCAAAAATAGTAGGTGCAAGGCATGGAAAACCAGTAATTTTTGTCGTGGATACTGCAGCAATGCATAAAGCTGGACACAAATTTTACTGTTCTGAAAATGGTGTTTGGTTAGTAGATACGGTACCGCCTGAGTACCTACAAAAAACTGAATTTTGA
- a CDS encoding heme-copper oxidase subunit III, translating to MDSFTADKLQTPLHHSSGEHSHDEEGSKMFGFIVFLMSESVIFLSFFAGYIIYKTTTPNWLPAGVSGLEIKEPAINTVILVSSSFVIYLAERALQSHNLTKFRLYLLATIAMGSYFLVGQAIEWHSLTFGFTSGVFGGMFYLLTGFHGLHVFTGILLQLIILAYSFIPAGENSSHFGVNATSLFWHFVDVIWIILFVLIYIWQ from the coding sequence ATGGATAGTTTCACTGCAGATAAATTGCAGACGCCTTTGCATCACTCAAGCGGTGAACATAGTCATGACGAAGAAGGCAGCAAGATGTTTGGCTTTATTGTCTTCTTGATGTCTGAAAGCGTCATTTTCTTGAGTTTTTTTGCTGGTTATATTATCTACAAAACCACAACTCCTAACTGGTTACCAGCCGGTGTTTCTGGATTAGAAATCAAAGAACCTGCAATCAACACAGTGATTCTGGTTTCTAGCAGCTTTGTGATTTATTTAGCAGAACGCGCTTTGCAAAGCCACAATCTCACGAAATTTCGCCTGTATCTTTTGGCTACAATAGCTATGGGTAGCTACTTTTTAGTAGGACAAGCCATAGAATGGCACAGCCTCACCTTTGGCTTCACCTCAGGGGTATTTGGTGGGATGTTCTACCTGCTAACAGGTTTCCACGGTTTGCACGTCTTCACAGGCATTCTGTTGCAGTTAATTATTCTTGCATACTCTTTCATTCCCGCCGGCGAAAACTCAAGTCACTTTGGCGTGAATGCAACCTCATTATTCTGGCACTTCGTCGATGTTATCTGGATTATTTTGTTTGTCCTAATCTACATTTGGCAGTGA
- a CDS encoding TIGR02587 family membrane protein → MTIKRKQNIWNSEINDIIRGACGGFLFGIPLLYTMEVWWVGSQAKPQLMMLAIALTFIVVFLLNQTEGFRKRRRKSRIDQTIIDTIEAIAIGLFCSTFMLFLLQELTPETSLKESLGKIIFESVPFTLGVALANQFLENTSNTNKEEQAGYQANQPAKKQQNDLNATFADIGATLIGATVIAFNIAPTDEISMLAAAASPPWLLAIIATSLLISYGIVFQAGFSDQQKRRQQKGIFQRPLSETTMSYLVSLLAGTFMLWFFQKLSLSDPWTMWLDHTLLLGLPATIGGAAGRLAI, encoded by the coding sequence GTGACAATAAAGCGTAAGCAAAATATCTGGAACAGTGAAATAAATGACATTATTCGAGGTGCTTGTGGAGGATTTTTATTTGGTATCCCATTACTGTATACAATGGAAGTGTGGTGGGTTGGATCACAAGCAAAACCACAACTGATGATGCTAGCGATCGCATTGACGTTTATAGTGGTTTTCTTGCTTAATCAAACTGAAGGCTTTCGTAAACGCAGACGTAAATCCAGAATAGATCAAACAATAATAGATACTATAGAAGCAATAGCGATCGGACTCTTCTGCTCTACATTTATGCTATTCCTATTGCAAGAACTGACACCCGAAACTTCACTCAAAGAATCTTTAGGTAAAATTATCTTTGAAAGTGTACCCTTTACTCTAGGTGTAGCATTAGCCAATCAGTTTTTAGAAAATACTAGTAACACCAATAAAGAAGAACAAGCAGGTTATCAAGCAAATCAACCGGCGAAGAAACAACAGAACGATTTAAACGCCACATTCGCAGATATTGGTGCAACCTTAATTGGTGCAACTGTAATTGCATTTAACATTGCTCCAACAGATGAAATCTCCATGTTAGCAGCCGCAGCTTCGCCACCTTGGTTGTTAGCAATTATCGCCACTTCTTTGCTAATTTCCTATGGAATTGTATTTCAGGCAGGCTTTTCAGACCAGCAAAAACGTAGACAACAAAAAGGGATTTTTCAAAGACCATTAAGCGAAACCACAATGTCTTATTTAGTATCACTATTAGCAGGTACTTTTATGCTATGGTTTTTTCAAAAATTGAGTCTTAGTGACCCTTGGACAATGTGGTTAGACCATACATTACTACTAGGTTTACCTGCAACTATTGGTGGCGCAGCAGGTAGATTAGCAATATGA
- a CDS encoding TIGR02588 family protein yields MNKTEQPQSERSLAEWVTFGAASFILVVIVSLVIYIWVNDNNQPPVLSVTQKQTIRENEGHFYVPFEIINTGGETAELVQIIAELQINGKVIETGEQQIDFLSSSEIEKGAFIFSQNPKQGKLTIRVASYKSP; encoded by the coding sequence ATGAATAAAACAGAACAACCGCAATCAGAGCGCTCACTAGCTGAGTGGGTGACATTCGGTGCAGCCTCATTTATTCTCGTAGTAATTGTTAGCCTCGTAATATACATTTGGGTGAACGATAATAATCAACCTCCCGTTCTATCTGTGACTCAAAAACAGACAATCCGAGAAAACGAGGGACATTTTTATGTTCCTTTTGAAATCATTAATACTGGTGGAGAAACAGCAGAACTAGTGCAGATTATAGCTGAGTTACAAATTAATGGCAAAGTTATAGAAACGGGAGAACAACAAATTGATTTTTTATCTAGCAGTGAAATAGAGAAAGGAGCATTTATATTTAGCCAGAACCCTAAACAAGGTAAGTTAACTATTCGTGTTGCTAGCTATAAATCGCCCTAA